The proteins below come from a single Chryseobacterium bernardetii genomic window:
- a CDS encoding glycoside hydrolase family 43 protein — translation MNQRNLKYITLSFLLAGIGISAQNPVIQNHFTPDPAPMVYKGKMYVYTGDDQPGFDFYTMTKWRVYSTKDMVNYTDHGSPISLESFSWARDRAWAAQCIERNGKFYWYICAQTVDNNMAIGVAVSDSPTGPFRDALGKPLISTGTWDNIDPTVFIDDDGQAYLYWGNSKLFYVKLNKDMTSYQGKITEIPQSVEAFGGLRRPGKSDEVLQKQEKFDDVYVEGPWLYKRNNQYYMMYAGMTGRTECLSYSTSPSPTGPWKYQGKIMTDQPTNSFTNHGGIIDFKGKSYLFYHTGLLPAGGSYGRSTAVEEFRYNADGTIPKIIMTKEGVAPAGILNPYQRTEAETMAWLEKCSTSENRKTGVYVSDARAGGYIRVRSVDFEKGASAFSASVAAGIDGGILEVHLDDVKGPKIAQIEIPRTGGWEEFKTLTSKISESVSGVHDLYFVFQGKNITAGRKLFNFDYWSFQKK, via the coding sequence ATGAATCAACGAAACTTAAAATATATCACACTTTCTTTTCTGTTGGCAGGGATTGGTATTTCTGCGCAGAATCCGGTTATTCAGAACCACTTTACGCCAGATCCGGCTCCCATGGTCTATAAAGGAAAAATGTATGTTTATACAGGGGATGATCAGCCGGGATTTGATTTTTATACAATGACCAAATGGCGGGTGTATTCCACGAAAGATATGGTCAATTATACAGACCATGGTTCTCCTATTTCTTTAGAGTCTTTCAGCTGGGCGCGGGATAGGGCCTGGGCAGCACAGTGTATTGAAAGAAATGGTAAATTCTACTGGTATATCTGTGCACAGACCGTTGACAACAATATGGCTATTGGGGTTGCGGTGTCTGACAGTCCTACCGGGCCTTTCAGAGATGCTTTGGGAAAACCTCTGATTTCAACCGGAACCTGGGATAATATTGACCCGACGGTTTTTATAGATGATGACGGGCAGGCTTATCTGTATTGGGGAAACAGTAAATTATTTTATGTGAAACTCAATAAAGATATGACTTCCTATCAGGGGAAAATCACAGAAATTCCGCAATCGGTGGAAGCTTTTGGCGGGCTGAGACGCCCCGGGAAAAGTGATGAAGTTCTGCAAAAACAGGAAAAATTTGATGATGTATATGTAGAAGGGCCATGGCTTTACAAGCGTAACAATCAATACTATATGATGTACGCCGGAATGACCGGAAGAACAGAATGTTTATCCTATTCAACCAGCCCATCGCCAACCGGGCCGTGGAAATATCAGGGGAAAATAATGACCGACCAGCCGACCAACAGCTTTACCAACCATGGCGGAATTATCGATTTCAAAGGAAAGTCCTATCTGTTTTACCATACCGGACTATTGCCGGCCGGAGGAAGCTACGGACGCTCAACTGCTGTAGAAGAATTCAGATATAATGCTGACGGGACTATTCCGAAGATTATAATGACCAAAGAAGGTGTAGCTCCGGCTGGAATCTTAAATCCATATCAGAGAACCGAAGCCGAAACTATGGCATGGTTGGAAAAATGCAGCACTTCCGAAAACAGGAAAACCGGAGTGTATGTCTCCGATGCCAGAGCAGGAGGATATATCAGGGTCCGTTCGGTAGATTTTGAAAAAGGGGCTTCTGCATTTTCAGCTTCCGTTGCCGCAGGAATTGATGGCGGAATTTTGGAAGTTCATCTGGATGATGTTAAAGGACCGAAAATAGCTCAGATTGAGATTCCGAGAACCGGTGGCTGGGAAGAGTTCAAAACCCTGACCTCAAAAATTTCAGAATCCGTTTCCGGTGTTCACGATCTGTATTTTGTGTTCCAGGGAAAAAATATTACGGCAGGGAGAAAGCTGTTTAATTTCGATTACTGGAGCTTTCAGAAAAAATAA
- a CDS encoding glycosyl hydrolase 115 family protein, giving the protein MNFTKNISLFLTLLFIFFVKATEPFISFVKTENSMVLKERNSGLILFSDSDSDKGILRAVANLQSDFQKVTGVQPELISQSSGVNGMMIIIGEAGKSKTIDALIRQKKLDGKALTGKREKYIIQNVSNPFPGVSEAIVVAGSDKRGTIYGIYEMSQQIGVSPWYYWADVPVEKKENVYFKKGIYTDGEPAVEYRGIFLNDEEPSLGGWARATFGGVNSKFYEKVFELILRLKGNYIWPAMWGKAFYDDDPLSGPLANEMGIVMGTSHHEPMALAQTDWHRYIKKNNLPNVWDYAKNAEVLQKFWKSGMERSKNWEKLVTVGMRGDGDEAMGEGTNISLLEKIVKDQRKIIADVTGKKAEKTPQVWALYKEVQDYYDKGMRVPDDVILLFCDDNWGNVRKLPDLSKPLHKGGYGIYYHFDYVGGPRNSKWINISPIQRVWEQMNLSYEHKVDKLWVVNVGDLKPMEFPISFFLEMAWNPKQFNAKNLLEYTEKWAAQQFGEKHAKEIAGMINLYSKYNRRVTPETLDSKTYSLENYHEFETVLNDYRALAVDALRLKEQIPAEYQDAYYQLVLYPIDACSNLYEMYYAVAKNRELAAKKDPEANFYADKVKTCFERNAYLDNQYNNVIAGGKWKHMMDQMRIGYKSWADGKENIMPEVTYISDAEVPKEKVFQEKNGYVSIEAENFARISNSDRIHWEVIPDFGKTKSGVTTFPQNVYPKSDENIWLEYDVNFESKGEFEVQLLLAPTLNFNHNKGLRYEISFDNETPQIVNFNGHYKGELGRWQSEHIIKSVTKHSVQQEGKHTLRFRVLEPGIVLEKILINTGGLKPSYLGAPESEMLH; this is encoded by the coding sequence ATGAATTTTACAAAAAACATTTCGCTGTTTCTTACGTTGTTGTTTATATTTTTTGTAAAAGCAACCGAACCATTTATTTCTTTTGTTAAGACAGAAAATTCGATGGTATTGAAAGAGCGCAATTCAGGGTTGATCCTGTTTTCAGACAGCGATTCGGACAAAGGAATTCTACGTGCCGTTGCGAATCTTCAATCTGATTTTCAAAAAGTAACCGGTGTTCAGCCTGAGCTTATTTCCCAAAGTTCCGGAGTGAATGGAATGATGATCATTATTGGTGAAGCAGGTAAAAGCAAAACCATTGATGCTTTGATCAGACAAAAAAAGCTGGATGGAAAAGCATTAACAGGGAAAAGAGAAAAATATATCATTCAGAATGTCAGTAATCCTTTTCCGGGCGTTTCTGAGGCCATTGTGGTTGCAGGAAGTGATAAAAGGGGAACCATTTACGGGATCTATGAAATGTCTCAGCAGATAGGTGTTTCACCATGGTATTACTGGGCAGATGTTCCGGTTGAGAAAAAAGAAAATGTATACTTTAAAAAAGGAATATATACTGATGGTGAGCCTGCTGTAGAGTATCGCGGTATTTTCCTTAACGATGAAGAACCTTCACTTGGAGGCTGGGCAAGAGCAACTTTTGGCGGAGTTAATTCTAAATTTTACGAAAAAGTTTTTGAACTGATTCTGCGTCTTAAAGGAAATTACATCTGGCCGGCAATGTGGGGGAAAGCATTCTATGACGACGATCCTCTGAGCGGGCCGTTAGCAAATGAAATGGGTATTGTCATGGGAACTTCCCACCATGAGCCTATGGCTTTGGCACAAACCGACTGGCACAGGTATATCAAAAAAAATAACCTCCCGAATGTCTGGGATTATGCTAAAAATGCGGAGGTTTTACAGAAATTCTGGAAATCCGGAATGGAGAGAAGCAAAAACTGGGAAAAACTTGTTACAGTAGGAATGCGGGGTGATGGTGATGAAGCGATGGGAGAGGGAACCAATATTTCCCTGCTGGAAAAAATTGTAAAAGACCAACGTAAAATCATCGCTGATGTTACCGGAAAGAAAGCGGAGAAAACACCTCAAGTCTGGGCATTGTATAAAGAAGTTCAGGACTATTATGATAAAGGAATGAGGGTTCCGGATGATGTTATTCTGCTTTTCTGTGATGATAACTGGGGAAATGTAAGAAAGCTTCCGGACCTTTCAAAGCCTTTGCATAAAGGAGGATATGGAATCTATTACCACTTCGATTATGTAGGTGGCCCGAGAAACTCCAAATGGATCAACATAAGCCCTATCCAGAGAGTCTGGGAACAGATGAACCTTTCCTATGAACATAAAGTAGATAAGCTTTGGGTAGTGAATGTAGGAGATTTAAAACCTATGGAGTTTCCGATCAGTTTTTTCCTGGAAATGGCCTGGAATCCGAAGCAGTTTAATGCTAAAAACCTTTTGGAATATACTGAGAAATGGGCTGCTCAGCAGTTTGGTGAAAAACATGCAAAAGAAATTGCCGGGATGATTAATCTGTATTCCAAATACAACAGAAGAGTAACTCCTGAAACGCTTGACAGCAAAACGTACAGCCTAGAGAATTACCATGAATTTGAAACGGTTTTAAATGATTACAGAGCATTGGCCGTAGACGCCTTACGGTTAAAAGAGCAGATTCCTGCAGAATATCAGGATGCGTATTATCAGTTGGTTTTGTACCCAATTGATGCATGCAGTAATTTATACGAAATGTACTATGCGGTGGCAAAAAACAGGGAACTGGCAGCAAAAAAAGATCCTGAAGCCAATTTCTACGCAGATAAAGTGAAGACATGTTTTGAAAGAAACGCTTATCTGGATAATCAATACAATAATGTGATTGCCGGAGGAAAATGGAAGCATATGATGGATCAGATGAGGATAGGATATAAAAGTTGGGCAGACGGAAAAGAAAATATAATGCCTGAAGTGACCTATATTTCTGACGCTGAGGTTCCCAAAGAAAAGGTATTTCAGGAGAAAAACGGCTATGTTTCCATTGAAGCAGAAAATTTTGCAAGAATAAGCAATTCTGACCGAATCCATTGGGAAGTGATTCCTGATTTCGGAAAAACAAAATCCGGTGTGACAACCTTTCCACAGAATGTATATCCAAAAAGCGATGAAAATATCTGGCTTGAATATGATGTCAATTTTGAATCAAAAGGGGAGTTTGAAGTCCAGTTATTATTAGCACCGACTTTAAACTTTAATCATAATAAAGGATTGCGTTACGAAATTTCTTTTGATAACGAGACTCCGCAAATTGTTAACTTCAATGGTCATTACAAAGGAGAATTGGGAAGATGGCAGTCCGAACATATTATTAAATCCGTTACAAAACATTCGGTTCAGCAGGAAGGAAAACACACTTTACGTTTCAGAGTGCTGGAACCGGGCATTGTCCTTGAAAAGATATTGATCAACACCGGAGGATTAAAACCCTCTTACCTGGGCGCTCCCGAAAGCGAAATGCTTCACTGA
- a CDS encoding SGNH/GDSL hydrolase family protein encodes MRFKNLYIFIISGFLVSCSSSQSLEKQSSKDQWLTTWATAPQLVEPKNLAPEPGLSGNTLRQVVRVSVGGKKLRLRFSNKYSMDSLEVKAVSIAVPSDSSNVDATSIRSLTFEKKNSFKIAPGSDIYSDEVNFNLKPNSLLAITISYTKVTQSVTGHPGSRTTSFIVKGEQANATVFKNPVKTDHWYSLFNIDVKTGEPSYAVAIMGNSITDGRGSGTNRQNRWPDIFSQRLLANPSTRNISVLNFGIGGNCVVRGGLGPTALDRFDYNILNQQGVKWLIILEGVNDLGGTGDPDDASKRTEELIAAYQVMIDKAHANGIKVYGATILPFGKSFYDKPFRIEAWKKVNDWIRNSGKFDAVIDFAQHMQSENPEVILNNMHDHDFLHPNEAGYRRMGEFVDLNLFKN; translated from the coding sequence ATGCGCTTCAAAAACTTATATATCTTTATCATTTCGGGATTTTTGGTTTCCTGCTCTTCCTCACAGAGTCTGGAAAAGCAGTCTTCCAAAGACCAGTGGCTCACTACCTGGGCAACAGCTCCCCAATTGGTGGAACCTAAAAACCTTGCGCCGGAACCAGGGCTTTCGGGGAACACCCTGCGTCAGGTTGTGCGTGTATCTGTGGGTGGGAAAAAACTGCGGCTACGTTTCTCCAACAAATATTCCATGGATAGCCTGGAGGTAAAAGCCGTTTCTATTGCCGTGCCGTCCGATAGCAGTAATGTGGATGCAACCAGCATCAGATCATTAACGTTTGAGAAGAAAAACAGTTTTAAAATTGCTCCCGGATCCGATATTTATTCTGATGAAGTGAACTTTAACCTGAAGCCTAATTCGTTACTGGCTATTACAATTTCCTATACAAAAGTAACCCAATCTGTCACCGGACATCCGGGGTCAAGAACAACCTCTTTTATTGTTAAAGGTGAGCAGGCCAATGCTACAGTGTTTAAAAATCCTGTAAAAACAGATCATTGGTATTCGCTTTTTAACATCGATGTAAAGACCGGTGAACCTTCGTATGCGGTGGCTATTATGGGGAATTCCATTACCGATGGAAGAGGATCGGGAACCAACAGACAGAATCGCTGGCCGGATATTTTTTCTCAGCGGTTATTGGCTAATCCTTCTACCAGGAATATAAGTGTCCTTAATTTCGGGATTGGTGGGAATTGTGTAGTGCGTGGTGGTTTGGGTCCTACAGCATTAGACCGTTTCGATTATAACATCCTCAATCAGCAGGGCGTAAAATGGCTGATCATTCTGGAAGGAGTGAATGATCTGGGAGGAACAGGAGATCCTGATGACGCTTCCAAAAGAACAGAAGAACTGATTGCAGCTTACCAGGTGATGATTGATAAGGCACATGCTAACGGAATCAAAGTATACGGAGCAACGATTCTTCCTTTCGGAAAGTCGTTCTACGACAAACCTTTCCGTATCGAGGCCTGGAAAAAAGTAAACGATTGGATCAGGAACAGCGGGAAGTTTGATGCCGTCATCGATTTTGCCCAACATATGCAGAGTGAAAATCCGGAAGTCATCTTGAACAATATGCACGATCATGATTTTCTTCATCCCAATGAAGCCGGTTACAGAAGAATGGGAGAATTTGTGGATCTGAACTTATTTAAAAATTAA
- a CDS encoding glycoside hydrolase family 43 protein, producing MKNTIQYILGLCLIGFSESLSAQNPIIQTNYTADPAPMVYNDRLYVYTTHDEDDSTWFTMNDWKVYSTNDMVNWTDHGTILSYKDFDWAKRDAWAAQCVERNGKFFMYVPMWSKTNNKGAIGVAVGDSPLGPFHDPLGKPLVQSEWGDIDPTVFVDDDGQAHMYWGNPKLKYVKLNEDMISYSGNIVEVPMTEESFGKRDGKPNPERPTKYEEGPWLYKRKNLYYLFWPGGPLPEFIGYSTGKTAQGPWKYGGIVMPTEGKSFTNHPGVIDFRGKTYFFYHNGALPGGSGFTRSVSLEELTFNKDGSISPFKMTNGITKAIATVNPYSFNQAEMIAWSENVKSYQNKEVGVFIKAKKNGAYTSVKNVDFQKKGASSFSARVGTTHNSDVTMTVHLDAVNGPVAATVKVPMTGGDDRWETIKVPMAEKITGIHDLYFVFNGKASTDIMYFDYWTFLENN from the coding sequence ATGAAAAATACAATACAATATATACTGGGGCTTTGTTTGATAGGTTTTTCCGAAAGTTTATCAGCGCAGAACCCTATTATTCAGACCAATTATACTGCAGACCCGGCACCAATGGTGTACAATGACAGGCTGTATGTATATACCACACACGATGAAGACGATTCTACCTGGTTTACCATGAACGACTGGAAAGTGTATTCCACCAACGATATGGTCAACTGGACAGATCACGGGACAATCCTCTCATATAAAGATTTCGACTGGGCAAAACGGGATGCCTGGGCTGCACAATGTGTAGAAAGAAACGGAAAGTTTTTTATGTACGTTCCGATGTGGTCCAAAACCAATAACAAAGGCGCTATAGGGGTTGCCGTTGGTGACAGCCCGTTGGGGCCTTTTCATGATCCGCTGGGAAAACCTCTTGTTCAGAGCGAATGGGGAGATATTGATCCCACCGTTTTTGTAGATGATGACGGTCAGGCACACATGTACTGGGGAAATCCTAAGCTTAAATACGTAAAACTGAATGAAGATATGATCTCCTATTCCGGAAATATTGTAGAAGTTCCGATGACCGAAGAATCATTTGGCAAAAGAGACGGAAAGCCTAACCCGGAAAGACCCACAAAATACGAGGAAGGCCCGTGGCTGTACAAAAGGAAAAACCTGTATTATCTTTTCTGGCCGGGTGGCCCGCTTCCTGAATTCATAGGATATTCTACAGGTAAAACAGCACAGGGACCCTGGAAATATGGAGGAATTGTAATGCCTACTGAAGGGAAATCATTCACCAATCATCCCGGTGTTATTGATTTCCGGGGGAAAACCTATTTCTTTTATCACAATGGTGCATTGCCGGGCGGAAGCGGTTTTACAAGATCGGTAAGTCTGGAAGAGCTTACCTTCAATAAAGATGGATCCATTTCGCCATTTAAAATGACTAACGGAATTACAAAAGCTATCGCAACAGTTAATCCTTATTCATTCAATCAGGCAGAAATGATTGCCTGGTCGGAAAATGTAAAATCCTATCAGAATAAAGAGGTTGGTGTTTTCATCAAAGCAAAGAAAAATGGAGCGTATACCAGTGTAAAGAACGTTGATTTCCAGAAAAAAGGAGCTAGTTCTTTTTCTGCAAGAGTAGGGACTACCCATAACAGTGACGTAACAATGACCGTTCATCTGGATGCTGTGAACGGCCCGGTTGCTGCAACGGTAAAGGTTCCGATGACGGGTGGAGATGACCGCTGGGAAACAATAAAAGTTCCGATGGCTGAAAAGATTACCGGTATTCATGATCTGTACTTTGTATTCAATGGAAAAGCCTCAACAGATATTATGTATTTCGATTACTGGACCTTTCTTGAAAATAATTGA
- a CDS encoding NPCBM/NEW2 domain-containing protein translates to MFRFKLFIFSFLIAGYCLNAQSTVWLDQLDLSVVTQGHGKPGINTSVDGKPITIAGEVFKRGFGTHAESSLLIKLNGKAKSFTAMVGMDDEIKGQNPAAEFEIYGDNKKLWSSGVMKLGDKAKPVSVLLEGVKQLELVVTDGGNGPYYDHADWADAKFETEGAKLTTFNPISSVPYILTPKAAAAPKINSAGVYGVRPGSPFLFRVAATGDRPMTFVAKNLPKGLTIDSQTGIITGKIDSKGSYEVTLNAKNAKGSVSKKLKIESGDRIALTPTMGWNSWNCFGHEVSADKVKRTADALIKSGLINHGWNYINIDDSWQYNRDGKDPSFQGKMRDENGYILTNSKFPDMKGLADYMHNNGLKMGIYSSPGPWTCGGCAGSYGYEKQDAESYTKWGVDYLKYDWCSYGGVIDGLPDNDPNKVPSLAFQGGGDPDKGVKPFKLMGSLLKQQPRDIVYNLCQYGMGDVWKWGDEVNAQSWRTTNDITDTWSSVKNIALAQDKAAPFAKPGNRNDPDMLVVGVVGWGNPHQSRLKPDEQYLHMSLWSIFSAPLLIGCDLEKLDDFTLNLLTNDEVIAVNQDALGKQGVCLQTIGELRIYVKELEDGSKAVAFTNFGREKVTLPYKDFKKLGISGVQTVRDLWRQKDIAEINTDKKGLSLDIPAHGVAYYKFISLK, encoded by the coding sequence ATGTTCAGATTTAAACTCTTTATTTTCAGCTTTCTCATTGCCGGATACTGTTTAAATGCGCAGTCAACCGTTTGGTTAGACCAGTTGGATTTGAGCGTTGTAACACAGGGGCACGGAAAACCGGGCATCAATACTTCGGTGGACGGAAAACCTATAACCATTGCCGGCGAAGTTTTCAAAAGAGGCTTCGGAACCCACGCTGAAAGTTCTTTGTTGATTAAATTAAATGGCAAAGCAAAAAGCTTTACCGCAATGGTGGGAATGGATGATGAAATCAAAGGGCAGAATCCCGCTGCCGAATTTGAAATTTACGGCGACAACAAAAAACTTTGGTCAAGCGGGGTCATGAAATTAGGCGATAAAGCAAAGCCTGTTTCCGTTTTGCTGGAAGGTGTAAAACAATTAGAATTAGTCGTAACAGACGGCGGAAACGGACCTTATTATGACCACGCCGATTGGGCAGATGCTAAGTTTGAAACAGAAGGCGCAAAACTGACAACATTTAACCCGATTTCATCTGTACCTTATATTTTGACGCCAAAAGCTGCGGCAGCTCCAAAAATTAATTCAGCAGGCGTTTACGGAGTCCGTCCTGGCTCACCTTTTTTGTTCAGGGTTGCAGCAACGGGTGACAGACCAATGACTTTTGTGGCTAAAAACCTTCCGAAAGGTTTAACAATAGATTCACAGACCGGAATCATCACTGGAAAAATAGATTCTAAAGGAAGTTATGAAGTGACTTTGAATGCTAAAAATGCGAAAGGTTCAGTTTCAAAAAAATTAAAAATAGAAAGCGGAGACAGAATCGCTCTCACGCCTACAATGGGCTGGAATAGCTGGAACTGCTTCGGACATGAAGTTTCTGCCGATAAAGTGAAACGTACAGCAGATGCCCTTATAAAGTCGGGACTAATCAATCATGGATGGAATTATATCAATATTGATGATTCCTGGCAGTATAACAGAGATGGAAAAGACCCTTCATTCCAAGGAAAAATGCGCGATGAAAACGGTTATATCCTGACCAATTCCAAATTTCCTGATATGAAAGGTCTTGCAGACTACATGCATAACAATGGCTTGAAAATGGGAATTTATTCTTCCCCCGGTCCATGGACCTGTGGCGGATGTGCCGGAAGCTATGGTTACGAAAAACAGGATGCTGAAAGCTATACCAAATGGGGCGTTGATTACCTGAAATATGACTGGTGCAGCTATGGCGGTGTAATTGACGGGCTGCCGGATAATGATCCCAATAAAGTTCCTTCTCTTGCCTTTCAGGGCGGCGGAGATCCGGATAAAGGCGTGAAACCGTTCAAACTGATGGGAAGTCTTTTGAAGCAGCAGCCGAGAGACATCGTGTACAACCTCTGCCAATATGGAATGGGTGATGTATGGAAGTGGGGTGATGAGGTCAATGCACAATCCTGGCGTACCACCAACGATATTACAGATACATGGTCAAGCGTAAAGAATATTGCCCTTGCTCAGGACAAGGCAGCTCCTTTTGCGAAACCCGGAAACCGGAACGATCCGGATATGCTGGTTGTTGGCGTTGTTGGCTGGGGAAATCCACATCAGAGCCGGTTGAAGCCTGATGAACAGTATCTTCATATGAGTCTGTGGAGCATTTTTTCAGCCCCGTTGCTGATTGGCTGTGATCTTGAGAAATTGGATGATTTCACTTTAAACCTTCTGACGAATGACGAAGTTATTGCCGTCAATCAGGATGCTTTGGGAAAACAGGGTGTTTGTTTGCAGACCATTGGTGAGCTCAGAATTTATGTCAAAGAATTGGAGGACGGAAGCAAAGCGGTGGCTTTTACCAATTTCGGAAGAGAAAAAGTGACGCTGCCATATAAAGATTTCAAAAAATTAGGGATTTCCGGTGTTCAGACGGTTCGTGACCTTTGGAGACAGAAGGATATTGCAGAAATCAATACGGACAAAAAAGGTCTTTCATTGGACATTCCGGCACATGGCGTTGCCTATTATAAATTCATTTCACTCAAATAA
- a CDS encoding glycoside hydrolase family 97 protein, which produces MRKKVLYIVFSLFLISKSFAQVAEISSPDGHLKLQVFSEDGKAFYDVILQGKIMLEKSPLGLVTNESDFSKNMKFVDSKKDIVSKKYTNEKIKKSEIDYKANTLSANFINADQHEIGIEFQVSNNNIAFRYNIPPMKERLSVVVQSETTGYRFPSQTTTFLSPMMKPMTGFARTAPSYESGYKADAELGMPSDYGYVFPGLFHIGNEGWVLLSETGVNGTYCASHLETTAEKNLYKVAYPNIAENNGFGSTGAAVSLPGKTPWRTITVGSSLKPIVETTIPFDVVDPMYEPSQEYQFGKSTWSWILWQDNSMNYDDQVKFIDLATALNYQFILMDALWDKNIGKDRMKELIQYAKSKNVGVLLWYNSNGAANDAPMGPRNKMSSSVERKKEMKWLKDVGVKGLKVDFFGGDKQETMRLYEDILSDANDFGLTIIFHGATLPRGWEVMYPNYAGSEAVLASEMLYFLEDVRKQEAFFATLHPFIRNTVGSMEFGGTFLNKYLTKSNRDKNKRHTTDGFQLATAILFQNPVQMFGVMPNNLTDAPEFQLSFMKEVPTLWDETVFIDGYPGKYVVVARRHADQWYVAGVNAEKQSQKLKIKLPMFAGKNLKLINDDAKGNTSEKEVKVNAKVDFTIEIQPNGGFVLKN; this is translated from the coding sequence ATGAGAAAAAAAGTTTTATATATCGTATTCAGCCTGTTTCTTATCAGCAAAAGCTTTGCGCAGGTAGCAGAAATTTCAAGCCCTGATGGACATCTGAAACTTCAGGTTTTTTCAGAAGATGGGAAAGCCTTTTATGATGTTATCCTTCAGGGAAAAATAATGCTTGAAAAATCCCCGTTAGGCTTAGTCACCAATGAGTCCGATTTCTCAAAGAATATGAAGTTTGTGGACAGCAAAAAAGATATCGTTTCTAAGAAATATACGAACGAAAAAATCAAAAAATCTGAGATTGATTACAAAGCCAATACTTTATCGGCTAATTTCATCAATGCAGATCAGCATGAAATAGGCATTGAATTTCAGGTGAGCAACAACAATATTGCTTTCCGTTATAATATTCCACCGATGAAAGAACGGCTGAGTGTTGTGGTACAGTCAGAAACCACAGGATACAGATTCCCGTCACAGACGACTACTTTTCTTTCACCTATGATGAAGCCGATGACGGGATTTGCCCGCACAGCGCCAAGTTATGAAAGCGGTTATAAAGCTGATGCTGAGCTGGGAATGCCATCTGATTACGGATACGTTTTCCCTGGCCTGTTCCATATTGGAAATGAGGGTTGGGTATTACTTTCTGAGACAGGAGTGAACGGTACGTATTGTGCTTCACACCTTGAAACCACAGCAGAAAAAAATCTTTACAAAGTAGCTTATCCGAATATTGCTGAAAATAACGGTTTCGGAAGTACCGGAGCAGCTGTTTCTCTTCCCGGAAAAACACCGTGGAGAACAATTACAGTAGGCAGCTCCCTGAAACCCATCGTAGAAACTACCATTCCTTTTGATGTGGTAGATCCGATGTATGAGCCGTCACAGGAGTATCAGTTCGGAAAATCTACCTGGAGCTGGATTCTGTGGCAGGATAACAGTATGAATTATGATGATCAGGTGAAATTCATAGACCTTGCTACTGCACTGAATTATCAGTTTATTCTTATGGATGCGCTTTGGGATAAAAACATAGGTAAAGACCGCATGAAAGAGCTTATTCAATATGCAAAATCGAAAAACGTGGGAGTATTACTCTGGTACAATTCCAACGGTGCTGCGAATGATGCACCGATGGGACCGAGAAATAAAATGAGCTCATCCGTTGAACGTAAAAAGGAAATGAAATGGCTTAAAGATGTTGGTGTAAAAGGACTGAAAGTGGATTTCTTCGGAGGAGACAAACAGGAAACCATGCGTCTTTATGAAGATATTTTATCAGATGCCAATGATTTTGGACTAACCATTATTTTCCATGGAGCTACTTTACCGAGAGGCTGGGAAGTAATGTACCCGAATTATGCCGGAAGTGAGGCCGTTCTTGCCTCAGAAATGCTTTATTTCTTAGAAGATGTACGGAAACAGGAAGCTTTTTTTGCCACACTTCATCCTTTCATCAGAAATACAGTGGGAAGTATGGAGTTTGGCGGCACTTTCCTCAACAAATATTTAACGAAATCCAACAGGGATAAAAATAAAAGACATACTACGGACGGCTTTCAGTTGGCTACAGCAATCCTGTTTCAGAATCCCGTTCAAATGTTTGGTGTAATGCCGAATAACCTGACCGATGCTCCGGAATTTCAGCTCAGCTTTATGAAAGAAGTTCCGACACTTTGGGATGAGACAGTTTTCATAGACGGTTATCCCGGGAAATATGTCGTGGTTGCGAGAAGACATGCGGATCAGTGGTATGTGGCTGGCGTAAATGCTGAGAAGCAATCCCAAAAACTGAAAATAAAACTTCCGATGTTCGCCGGGAAAAACCTGAAACTTATCAATGATGATGCAAAAGGAAATACATCAGAAAAAGAAGTGAAAGTGAATGCAAAAGTTGATTTTACGATTGAAATTCAGCCGAACGGAGGATTTGTATTGAAAAATTAA